The Paraburkholderia caffeinilytica genome segment ATCAAGGCATGGGGCATCAACCGCGCGGCCATGACGCCCGCTTTCGCAGCTGGCCAGATTGGCCTGATGATTGGCTCGCTGGTCGTCGGCCCGCTGGCGGACCGGATAGGACGTCGTCCCGTCATGATTCTTTGCAGCGCTACGTTCGGTGTGCTGTCGTTACTGACAATGTCTGTATCGTCCGTTCCGGAACTGGTTGCTGTCCGGTTTCTGACCGGTCTAGGGCTGGGAGGTGCGATGCCTAACGCGCTGGCGCTCACGAGCGAATATGTGCCGTCGCGGATCCGCATCACGGCGATGATGGTCATGTTTTGCGGTTTCTCGATAGGAGCCGCGCTGGGTGGACTAGTCGTGGCCAAGTTGATAGCGGTGCATGGTTGGCAAGTGGTTTTCTTGATTGGCGGCATCCTTCCTCTGGCGTTTGCAGTCGTGCTGATATTTTTTCTGCCCGAATCACTGCGCTACCTGGCGGTGACCGGCAAGCATCCGAAACGCCTCGCGAAGCACGTGAACCGTATTGTCCCGGATGCCGATTCGACCTGCGGCGATGCTATCTATGTTGTGGCCGAGAAAATCGTGAAGGGATCTGTTGTACGCGAGTTATTCGCTGGCGGCCGGAAGAGGATCACGTTGCTGTTGTGGACCATCACGTTCATGAATCTGCTCGATCTGAATTTGCTGTCGAGCTGGTTGCCGGCGATGTTGCGGGATGGCGGGCTGCATATCGAGATGGCCGCGTTGATCACAATCGGGTACCAGGCGGGAGGAACCGTCGGGACGCTGACGCTGGGACGCTTTGTCGATCGCTTTCCACCGTTTCTGATACTGGTCATGACGTATGTATTCGCATTCCTGAGCATTTTTTTCGTCGGACTTGTTAGCGGAAATACTTGGCTGCTCGGTGTACTCGTTTTCGCCGCCGGCTTTTGCGTGATCGGCGGTACGGGGGCATGCGATGCGCTGGTGGCGACCTGCTATCCGACGGAGACTCGGGTGACGGGACTCGGCTGGGCGATTCGGGTTGGGAGAATCGGCGCCATTCTGGGACCCACCATCGGTGGCATTGCGCTTGGCATGGATTGGTCTACTGCAAGTTTTTTCGCAATGGGCGCGGTGCCGATGCTCGGGGCCGCAGCGGCCGCTGGTACGATTCACATGACGCGGCGCAAGGCCGCTTTCAGAGAAGTCACGGTGCTGGGTTCGTGAGCGTCACGCCGCGATCTAACACGGATTGTGGCAATACAACGCGCTGAATCGTTGTTCGACGTTTGACGGACGTCACGCGCATAGCGTCAAAAACAGCATGACGCCATTCAGAATCTCTTGACGTCCCTCAGTTACCCTATCGAGTACAACAATACGCTCAGCCGGAAATTCAAATGTCAGCCCGCCGGGTGACTAACGACGGCTGCCGGAGCCCGACAGGCGCAATGGAGCAATCTCGATCTCTTCAACAGGCGCTTTGCGCTGCTGACAATCCAACCTGACAACGGCCCTGGCACTCGTCGCCGCGCATAACAATGTCCAAACTATGAGATTTTTAATTTTCCAATAATTAAATCCTGATTTTCATATAAGGATTTCCTTATTTTTATTGAAGAATTTTTTTAATTTGTATCTCTTTTAATAAATTATCTTTACCTAATAAAATAACCACTTTTTGCCCTTCAGCCTGACCGAAAGCGGCCGTATACCTTGAGGAAGCAGGGATCATCAGCATGTTTCACGATCGCGGCTGAACCAATCGCGTGGCACAGGCGCACCGTGATCCTCACGGCATCTGGGTTGTCATGCAGCGTAATTGGTGACATAGGAATGGTGGCGTCGCCGATACAAATTTCGTTCCGCATTTTTAGTCATCGTTGGTCAAAATTAATCACGCTGCCACGACGTGCGTGTCTCGAGGCGCGTTAAGTCTTCAATTGCATTCATTGAGGTGCAGCAGGGAAAGAGGCCGCGATGATGTTGTTTGCCGGTGGGTATCGATGGCGCACATCGCGCCCGCGAAGGCAAACGTTTGCCAACTATCGACGGCACCCGGAATGGTTTCATGAATCAACTGCCGGGACCGTCTCATCAGGAGTGGAGAAGCGCATGACGGGATCGAAATCAAACAAGATCGATGCACGACCAGAACACGTGAATTCAGGCGCTCCTGAAATACAGTCTGGACAATCCGATGCGTTTGCGATGCAGGCGCAAATTGCTGAAGGCATTTCGCGTCGCACATTTCTATACAGCCTCGGAGCATTGGCTCTATCCGCCTGCGGCGGCGGAGGAGGAACTTCGTCGGCTCAGGCGTCCCAGTCATCGCAATCGGTGGCCGCATCGCGCGCTGCAGTGCAGAGCAGTTCGTCGTCGAGCGCGTTTGTGCATCCAGGTTTGTTGCATACCCAGGCGGACTTCGATCGGATGAGCCAGAAGGTCGCGGCGCAAGCGTCCCCCTGGATCGATAGCTGGAACATCCTGATCTTGAATAGTCACGCAAGCCTGTCGTGGACGCCTAACCCGCAGGAGGTTGTCTATCGGGGTGATGACGGGGTTCATACGCAGAACTACGGCTCGCTGTTCAATGACATCGCTGCGGCTTACGCGTGCGCGTTGCGCTGGAAAGTCACGGGCAACACAGCTTATGCCGACAAGGCGGTGCAGATCATGAACGCCTGGTCGTCCAAGTTGACTGGGTTGGGCGGCGATTCGAACGTCGATCTCGCGGCAGGCATCTACGGCTATGAATTCGCCAATGTCGGTGAAATCATGCGCGCCTATTCAGGTTGGGCAGCCGCCGACTTCGCCAGCTTCCAGAACATGATGCGCAGCTACTTCTATCCGATCAACCACGATTTCATCAATCGGCACAACAACACCGAGGTGACGCACTATTGGGCCAACTGGGATCTGTGCAACGTGGCATCGATCATGGCTATCGGTGTGCTGTGCGACGACCAGTCGCTATTCGACGAGGCTGTCACGTACTTCAAGAGGGGCGCGGGCAACGGCGCGATTCTGCAGGCCGTCTACTACGTCCATCCGGGCTATCTGGGTCAATGGCAGGAGTCGGGGCGTGACCAGGGACACGCCACGCTCGGCATCGCACTCGGGGGAGCGATCTGCGAAATGGCCTGGAATCAGGGTGTCGATCTGTACGGTTACGATAACAACCGGTTCCTCATGGGGGCGGAATACGTTGCGAAAAGCAACCTGATCGAGTCGGGTACGACCTTTTACACCGTGCCCTACATCCGCTACAACAATGTAGACAACGTGAACCAGGCCGTGTTTTCGACTTCGGCTCAAGGTACGGCGCGCCCTTGCTGGGCGCTGGTTTACAACCACTACGTCAACCGCAAGGGCTTGGCCGCGCCTTATACGCAGAAGTTCGCGACGCTGGTCCAGCCTGAAGGTGGCGGAGGCAACTATGGACCGAACAGCGGCGGCTACGACCAACTAGGCTACGGAACGTTGACCTGCACGCTCGACGCGATCGGGAGCGGCGTGGCGCCGAGCGTGCTCGTCGCGATTGCGAGCGCAGGGCAGGTCATCCTGTCGTGGTGGGGCACCGCGTACGCGACGAGCTATAACGTCAAACGCGGCACCACGTCCGGCGGACCCTACACATCCATCGCGAGTGGTGTTACCGATCTGCTCAGTTATACGGACAGCGGTCTCGCGGCCGGGACCTATTACTACGTCGTGACCGCGGTGACACCGTCCGGTGAAACGGCTGCGTCAAACGAGGCCGTTGTGACCACTGCGGTGCAACTGCAGACCTACCTGGCATTCGACGAAAGCAGTGGCGCCAGTGCGGCGGATTCGAGCGGAAACGGACATTCCGGCACGCTGGTTGGCGGTGCGAGCCGGGCGGTTGGCAAGAAGGGCAATGCCGTGTCGCTCGACGGCAGCACGGGTTATGTCAGCCTGCCAGACAACATCGTGGCCGACGTGTCGGACTTTACGATCGCGGCGTGGGTGTATTGGAACGCGGCGAAGACCTGGGAGCGTGTATTTGACTTCGGTTCCGGCACGGGTCGCTACATGATGCTGACCCCGCGCGCCAATAGCGGGTTCGCACGCTTTGCCATCACGCTCAACGGTGGCGCGGGCGAGCAGGACATCAACGGCAATGTCGCCCTGCCGACCGGGCAGTGGGTGCACGTCGCGGTGACGTTATCGGGCAGCGTCGGTACGCTGTATCTGAATGGCGGGGAGATCGGCTCCAGCACGGCGATGTCGTTTTCACCGTTCCATCTGGAAAGCACCAGCCAGAACTGGATCGGACGATCGCAGTTCTCAGGCGATCCGTACTTCAACGGATTGATCGACGAGTTCCGCATCTACCGTAACGCGCTCAGTGCGGAACAGATCGCGGCATTGATTTCGGCGTAGTGACAGGCTGGCGGACGTCGGCGCCCTCTGAACGTGTCGGCATCCGCGCACCATTCGCGAACATATGCAGAACTGATTTCATATTGTGATTGCGGGTCCACGCATAACGCGAGGCCGCGGAAGCTGGCAACAATTTGGGCATCGTCCCTGACAATCAAGGATCTTTCGTAATGGGACATTCCCAGGACTTCCTGCAGCGATTCAGTGGGACAATCACGAGTCGTGACCGGGCCATAATGTTTCGTCAAAGACCAGTCACAGTCTGGTTGACAGGGTTATCCGGGGCGGGAAAATCGACCATCGCTTTCGAACTCGAACGGCAACTGGTGTCGTCAGGCCACGCGTGCTATGTCCTCGACGGTGACAACATCCGCCATGGATTGACATGTGATCTCGGCTTCGGCCACGTCGACCGGCGCGAGAATATCCGCAGGGTCGCACACGTAGCCCAATTGATGAACGACGCCGGCCTGATCGTCATTGCGGCGTTGATTTCGCCCTTGCGCGAAGATCGAGAAGCGGCGCGCAAGATCATTGAGCAGGACAAATTTGTCGAGACCTATGTTTGTACATCCGTCGACACGTGCGAGCGTCGCGACCCAAAAGGTCTGTATGCCAAGGCGCGTTCCGGGGAAATTGCTTCGTTTACGGGCGTGTCGGCACCCTATGAATCGCCGCAGAATCCTGATCTGCGAGTGGACACTGCGACATCGACCGTGGACGAATGCGTATCGGGCATTCTCGATTACTTGCGCAATACGAGTCTTGTGGATTCCCGATGGCCTGATGGTGTTCGGTCGAGAAAGTAAGATCGCGTGACGACGAATGCCAATTAACGGTGGCACAAACCGATAACGTCATGATGCCTCCGCCATGCGCGGTTGCCGGGGAACCAGTGTGAATCTGGCGGACGCGCGTCAAACGGAACGGCGCCCACCGGACCAGCTCATGCCGTCAGATGTGGCCCAAGCAGTGACAGGTCGGCACCGCCGAGGCGGTCGCTCGCGGTCTGCAACTGATGCCAGTATGGGTAAAGCAGAGGAGGCGCACTGACCTTGTCCAGCCGTGCGCGCTGATCTGCGCTCAGGGTGACGTTCGCCGCGCCGAGGTTGTCCTGCAACTGCGCCTCATTGCGTCCGCCGATGATGACCGAGGTGACGGCGGGTCGCGCCAGCGTCCACGCCAGCGTGACCTGTGCAGCGGACGCCTTATGCTCCTCGGCAATCTCAACAAGCGTGTCGACGATCGACCACAGACGTTCCTCGTCGCGAATCGGTGGCTCAGTCCAGCCGGCTAACTGGCGCGTGCCTTCCGCTGAGGCATTGCGGCGATGCTTGCCGGACAGCAGGCCGCCTGCAAGCGGACTCCAGACCAGAATGCCGAGCCCCTGGTCGAGCGCGATTGGCGCGAGTTCGTATTCGGCTTCGCGCGCTTCGAGCGTGTAGTGGATCTGCTGGCTGATGAAACGCGGCAGACGGTCACGTTCGCTCACATGCCGCGCCTTCATCAAGTGCCAGCCCGAGTAGTTCGAACAACCGACATACCGGATTTTGCCGTGCCGCACGAGCAGGTCGAGTGCTTCGAGCGTTTCCTCGAGCGGCGTCAGCCCGTCCCACTGATGGACCTGATATAGATCAATTACGTCGGTTTTGAGCCGCCGCAGGCTCGCCTCGCAGGCCTGGATCAAATGGTGCCGCGACAGGCCGCGATCGTTCGGGCCGTTGCCCATAGGGAAGCGGGCCTTCGTTGCGATCAGCACACCGCCCTTGCGCTTGCCGCCAAGTGCCTCGCCGACGATTTCTTCGGACGCGCCGTCCGAATAGACGTCCGCTGTATCGATCAGGTTGACGCCCGCGTCGATGCACATGTCGATCTGCCGGCGTGCTTCGTCAAGGCCGACCTCGCCGACCTTCGCGAATTTCCCCTTGCCGCCCATAGTCATGGTGCCCAGCGTGATGGTCGATACTTTGAGGCCTGAGCGGCCGAGTTGACGATATTCCAAGGTGAAACCCTCCTGTTATGTGGACAGTATCTTGAGCGTCTGGATGGCCCCAGGCCGGACGCACTGGGGTGGGTCGTGCCATGCAGTTTTTTTGCAGCAAATGCGTCAATGCCCTCGACAATAAAGTAGTTTGACTTATCGTTCCAACGGAAATATGTGATTAAATTGTGCGTTATTGGTGATGAATCTGATGGTGTCTTTAACGAGGCGGCAAGTGGACCTGAAACAACTTGAGCATTTCGTGGCGGTCGCCGAAGAACGGCATTTCACGCGCGCGTCGCGGCGCCTCAATCTCGTTCAGTCGGGGCTGTCGGCGTCGATTCGTTCGCTGGAGGAAGACCTTGGCGGGCCGTTGTTCATTCGCAGCACGCGGCGTGTCGACCTGACTCCGGCCGGCGAAGTGCTGTTCGACGAAGCGCGACGTGTGCTCGCGGCCGCGCGCGACGCGCGCCATGCCGTGACGCAGGTTCATGGGCTTGCGCGGGGCCGGCTCAGCATCGGTGCGATCCACAGTCTCGCGCCGTTCGTCGATCTGCCGGCTTCATTGGCGCTGTTCCGGGCCGCGTTCAGCGGGATCGATATCCAGCTGACGCTCGACGGCTCGCGCGCGCTGCTTGATCAGGTACGCGAAGGGCGCCTCGATCTCGCGTTCACGCAGCCGCCGGATGCGCTGTCCGACGATCTCGCCTTGCGGATGTTCGCGTGCGAAGGGATGGTCGTCGCCTGCGCGACGCGTCATCGACTTGCGGGTGCGAGTGAACTCACGTTGTCTGATCTCGGCGAAGAAACGTTCGCTGATCTGCGTCCGGACTGGAGCGTGCGGCGGCTTGTCGATCGCAGTTTTGCGGCTGCGGGGCTGCAGCGCTCAATCGCCTTCGAGGTCAACGACATACCCATGTTGCTCGAACTGGTAGCGGAGGGCCTGGCGATCGCGATGGTGCCGGAATCTGTCGCAGCAGAACGCGTTCGCGACACGCGTGGCACGCCGATCGCGACGGCAACATTTCGCGAAAGGGAGGAACCTTGCTGGGAGCTTGCGGCAGTCTTCAAGGGCAGCGCCAGCGAACCGGTCGCACCGATCGCGCGAGCCTTCCTTGATCTGCTCGGGTTGCCGGACGCGGCGGTCTGATGGAGCAGCCGTTGCTGCACCGGTGGCGGCAGAAGTTGGTTAAGTTCCGCACGGCGCAGTATGCTCACAGACTTGCAGCCGACCGCCGGTATCGAACAACCCTCAACGACTACGGAAGGACGCTGGGGGACTGCGTTCACCCAGAAAGCTAGTGCGCTCATCTGCTGATGAACGGACAAGAGGCATTGCCAACACCCATCACGCGATGGACTGCGATGCGGATGCGATGGTATCCCGCGCAGTGATCCGGAGATCAAGCGTTAGAAACCGAAGCCGCCTCCGTCGACGTTCAGCACCTGCCCGGTGATAAACCTCGCATCGTCCGATGCGAGGAACGCCAGTGCGCCGGTCAGGTCGTCAGGAAGCTCGGTACGCGGAATAAACTGGCGGGCGCACACGGCATTGAAGGCTTCGGCCGGCAGATTTGCCGCGCTGCCCGCGTGGCGTGTCAGACCCGGGGAAATTGCGTTGACGGTGATCCCATGCGCGCCGAGTTCGGCCGCGAGGGCACGCGTCAATCCGATTACCGCCATCTTGCTGCTGGCATACGCAGACATGCCCGGCGGCGGCCCCCAGACCGTGCTGGACGCCAGATTGATGATGCGTCCCCAGCGCCGCTCGGCCATGCCGACCGAGAACGCCTGAGCGAGCAGAAACGGCGCGTCGACGTTGACGGTCATGATCTGCCGCCACAGCGTGGCCGTAATCGACGCCAGCGGCGCCATCGGCATGAAGGCCGCGTTATTGACCAGCACGTCGACCTTGCCGACCTGTTCGAGGACCTGCGCCGCAAAGCGCTCGACATGAGCGGGATCGGCAAGATCGCAGGCGAACGTCGTAGCGCGAGCGCCGGCCGCGTTGATCTGCGAGGCCAGCGTGTCGCACGGTTCGCGGTCGGTCAAGACCAGTTCATGGCCGCTTGCCGCGAGGCGCAGCGCGAACGCCTCGCCCAGTCCGCCGGCTGCGCCTGTAACGACGGCCACGCGACCGTTGGGTTGATTCGATGTGGTCATTTCAATGTGTCTCCTGTCGACCTGAGTTGGCGCTTTAGCTGTCGATCAGAGTTCGCGCTCTAGTGCGTTACTCGGATCCCATGCAAAGCCGTATGTATTGTGAAAGCGTGGAAGGTCAAAGCGGTTCGCGCAGGGCTTGCTGAGCCTCGACCATCACGCGTGTGTGTTCTTCCCGCGAGCCACCGTCCTGCTCGATCTGCCCCATGCGGCCCGAGGCCGTGACCACCAGCCGTGCGCGGTCATAGTGGCGGCCCGCGTAAGCGATCAATGCGCCTTCTAGTGAATGGCGGCGCTGCAGTTCCTCAGCCAGCACGATGGCGCCCTCGACGGCGATCCCGGCGCCCGATGCCAGGTGCGGCGTGGTGGCGTGCACTGCGTCGCCGAGCAGCACGATACGCCCTTTGTGCCACGGCGCAGCGATCATATGACCGGCGAGCGGCCGGTACAGCACCCGGTGATTCCTGAGCGAACCGTCCAGCAACGCGGCGCGGAATTCTCCGATCGCTCCGCCGAACTCCTCCAGCAATCCCGCGAGCATCAACGGCCATTGTTCCGGCGCGATGAAGTCCGTTCCGTCGCGCTTGTCGAGCACGAACAGATAGCATTCGGTCGCGCTGATCGGGTTCATCCCCGCCTTGGTGGTCTTGCCCATGTAGATCGTCGAGTTCTCTCGCAGGCGCGGCACCACCGCGCGCCACGATCCCTGGCCGGTGAACTGCGGACCGGCTATGTCCGGCATCACAAGCTTGCGCACGGTTGAATTGACGCCGTCCGCGCCGATCACCAGATCGTAGCGGTCGCGACTGCCATCGGTGAAGAGGACGTCGACGCCGTCTTCATCCTGCGCGATATTTTTGAAACTCAAGCCAAGCCGGACGTTCGCGCCGGCATCCTGGGTGGCGTTGCCCAGGATATCGGCCAGCACCGTGCGCATGATGCCTGCGCCGCCCGGCAGATCGTCTGCGCCCACTGCGGGCGTGATCGGCACGCTGACGTTGACGTTGCCGTTCGCATCGCAGATATCGACGGCTGTCCAGGAGCCGCCGCGGCGCAATACCTCGTCGACCACGCCGACTTCGCGCAGGCTGCGTAGCGTTGGGCCGCTGATCGTGATGCCGGCGCCGTCCGGCGCCCATTGCGGATTGACTTCGACGAGATCGACGGCGATGCCCTGCCTGCGCAGCATGATCGCGGCACACATGCCGCCGATGCCGCCGCCAACGATCAGGACTTTCTTGACCAGTGCCATAGTATGTCTCTGTATGCGTGGTGGAATCGTCCGGTCAGGCGACCGAACCGCCGAGCTGTTCGGCCAGCCAGTCGGCAATCTGATTGCCGGCGTTCAATGGGTTGTCGAGCGAACTGTGTTCGACGCCGCCTTCGCGGGCCGTGAAAACAAACAGATCTTTCTTCGGACTATTGACGAGTTGCTCAAAGGTCTGATGCGCATACTTCAACGGGATCTGACGGTCGTTCTCGCCGTGCGTGACGAGAAAGGGCACGCGAATGCGGTCCAGCACGCCGTTCAGGTGCATGTGTTCGGCCCTGGCAAAGAACTGGTCCATATCCTGCACGCCGAATACCCACTGCACGTGTTTCCAGTAGTGAGGCACCGGATTTTCGCCTTCACGCTTCAGGCGGGCCTGCTGCACTTCGCGCCAGTCGTGGTTCGCGCCCCAGACTGCGCCGCACGCGAAGCGCGGTTCGAACGCCACCGCGCGCGGGCAGTAGTAGCCGCCCAGCGAGACGCCCAGTGCACCGATACGCTGCGGGTCGACTTCATGGTGCTGTTGCAGCCAGTCCACGATCGGTGTGGCCCAGACTTCGGTGTTATGCACGGCCGGCAGGTTGGCGAGGCGCAATGCCTCACCGGTGCCCGGCTGATCGACAAACAGCGCGGACAGCCCGCGCCGCGCGAACATCGTGCCCATCACGCTTTTCTGCAGCATCTCCTTGGTCGAATCTAGACCGTTCATCACGACCACGATCGGCGTGCGTTGTCCGGGCTGGAGACCTTCGGCGCGTACGTAGAGCGCGGACAGGTGCGTGTCACGATAAGGGATCTCCACGCGCACGCAATTTTCGCGGCTCAGCTTTCGGCCCTGCTCGA includes the following:
- a CDS encoding MFS transporter — its product is MPGKYSVDIEQLIDQHKLSPFQIFVAVLCACALLVDGFDTMAIGYVAPALIKAWGINRAAMTPAFAAGQIGLMIGSLVVGPLADRIGRRPVMILCSATFGVLSLLTMSVSSVPELVAVRFLTGLGLGGAMPNALALTSEYVPSRIRITAMMVMFCGFSIGAALGGLVVAKLIAVHGWQVVFLIGGILPLAFAVVLIFFLPESLRYLAVTGKHPKRLAKHVNRIVPDADSTCGDAIYVVAEKIVKGSVVRELFAGGRKRITLLLWTITFMNLLDLNLLSSWLPAMLRDGGLHIEMAALITIGYQAGGTVGTLTLGRFVDRFPPFLILVMTYVFAFLSIFFVGLVSGNTWLLGVLVFAAGFCVIGGTGACDALVATCYPTETRVTGLGWAIRVGRIGAILGPTIGGIALGMDWSTASFFAMGAVPMLGAAAAAGTIHMTRRKAAFREVTVLGS
- the cysC gene encoding adenylyl-sulfate kinase, whose product is MGHSQDFLQRFSGTITSRDRAIMFRQRPVTVWLTGLSGAGKSTIAFELERQLVSSGHACYVLDGDNIRHGLTCDLGFGHVDRRENIRRVAHVAQLMNDAGLIVIAALISPLREDREAARKIIEQDKFVETYVCTSVDTCERRDPKGLYAKARSGEIASFTGVSAPYESPQNPDLRVDTATSTVDECVSGILDYLRNTSLVDSRWPDGVRSRK
- a CDS encoding FAD-dependent oxidoreductase, with amino-acid sequence MALVKKVLIVGGGIGGMCAAIMLRRQGIAVDLVEVNPQWAPDGAGITISGPTLRSLREVGVVDEVLRRGGSWTAVDICDANGNVNVSVPITPAVGADDLPGGAGIMRTVLADILGNATQDAGANVRLGLSFKNIAQDEDGVDVLFTDGSRDRYDLVIGADGVNSTVRKLVMPDIAGPQFTGQGSWRAVVPRLRENSTIYMGKTTKAGMNPISATECYLFVLDKRDGTDFIAPEQWPLMLAGLLEEFGGAIGEFRAALLDGSLRNHRVLYRPLAGHMIAAPWHKGRIVLLGDAVHATTPHLASGAGIAVEGAIVLAEELQRRHSLEGALIAYAGRHYDRARLVVTASGRMGQIEQDGGSREEHTRVMVEAQQALREPL
- a CDS encoding LysR family transcriptional regulator, with amino-acid sequence MDLKQLEHFVAVAEERHFTRASRRLNLVQSGLSASIRSLEEDLGGPLFIRSTRRVDLTPAGEVLFDEARRVLAAARDARHAVTQVHGLARGRLSIGAIHSLAPFVDLPASLALFRAAFSGIDIQLTLDGSRALLDQVREGRLDLAFTQPPDALSDDLALRMFACEGMVVACATRHRLAGASELTLSDLGEETFADLRPDWSVRRLVDRSFAAAGLQRSIAFEVNDIPMLLELVAEGLAIAMVPESVAAERVRDTRGTPIATATFREREEPCWELAAVFKGSASEPVAPIARAFLDLLGLPDAAV
- a CDS encoding LamG-like jellyroll fold domain-containing protein, producing MQAQIAEGISRRTFLYSLGALALSACGGGGGTSSAQASQSSQSVAASRAAVQSSSSSSAFVHPGLLHTQADFDRMSQKVAAQASPWIDSWNILILNSHASLSWTPNPQEVVYRGDDGVHTQNYGSLFNDIAAAYACALRWKVTGNTAYADKAVQIMNAWSSKLTGLGGDSNVDLAAGIYGYEFANVGEIMRAYSGWAAADFASFQNMMRSYFYPINHDFINRHNNTEVTHYWANWDLCNVASIMAIGVLCDDQSLFDEAVTYFKRGAGNGAILQAVYYVHPGYLGQWQESGRDQGHATLGIALGGAICEMAWNQGVDLYGYDNNRFLMGAEYVAKSNLIESGTTFYTVPYIRYNNVDNVNQAVFSTSAQGTARPCWALVYNHYVNRKGLAAPYTQKFATLVQPEGGGGNYGPNSGGYDQLGYGTLTCTLDAIGSGVAPSVLVAIASAGQVILSWWGTAYATSYNVKRGTTSGGPYTSIASGVTDLLSYTDSGLAAGTYYYVVTAVTPSGETAASNEAVVTTAVQLQTYLAFDESSGASAADSSGNGHSGTLVGGASRAVGKKGNAVSLDGSTGYVSLPDNIVADVSDFTIAAWVYWNAAKTWERVFDFGSGTGRYMMLTPRANSGFARFAITLNGGAGEQDINGNVALPTGQWVHVAVTLSGSVGTLYLNGGEIGSSTAMSFSPFHLESTSQNWIGRSQFSGDPYFNGLIDEFRIYRNALSAEQIAALISA
- a CDS encoding aldo/keto reductase yields the protein MEYRQLGRSGLKVSTITLGTMTMGGKGKFAKVGEVGLDEARRQIDMCIDAGVNLIDTADVYSDGASEEIVGEALGGKRKGGVLIATKARFPMGNGPNDRGLSRHHLIQACEASLRRLKTDVIDLYQVHQWDGLTPLEETLEALDLLVRHGKIRYVGCSNYSGWHLMKARHVSERDRLPRFISQQIHYTLEAREAEYELAPIALDQGLGILVWSPLAGGLLSGKHRRNASAEGTRQLAGWTEPPIRDEERLWSIVDTLVEIAEEHKASAAQVTLAWTLARPAVTSVIIGGRNEAQLQDNLGAANVTLSADQRARLDKVSAPPLLYPYWHQLQTASDRLGGADLSLLGPHLTA
- a CDS encoding SDR family NAD(P)-dependent oxidoreductase encodes the protein MTTSNQPNGRVAVVTGAAGGLGEAFALRLAASGHELVLTDREPCDTLASQINAAGARATTFACDLADPAHVERFAAQVLEQVGKVDVLVNNAAFMPMAPLASITATLWRQIMTVNVDAPFLLAQAFSVGMAERRWGRIINLASSTVWGPPPGMSAYASSKMAVIGLTRALAAELGAHGITVNAISPGLTRHAGSAANLPAEAFNAVCARQFIPRTELPDDLTGALAFLASDDARFITGQVLNVDGGGFGF
- a CDS encoding alpha/beta hydrolase family protein — protein: MFQYFPTNYVWSLSTMIALTHGGNIGEVDAMCAPLLEAARAGDDPGTLAFYEAWKGGADKLIALADDDLARGHTLSAGEKLGRAGLYYCIAERMQAHGFEARLAIYKRSLELFEQGRKLSRENCVRVEIPYRDTHLSALYVRAEGLQPGQRTPIVVVMNGLDSTKEMLQKSVMGTMFARRGLSALFVDQPGTGEALRLANLPAVHNTEVWATPIVDWLQQHHEVDPQRIGALGVSLGGYYCPRAVAFEPRFACGAVWGANHDWREVQQARLKREGENPVPHYWKHVQWVFGVQDMDQFFARAEHMHLNGVLDRIRVPFLVTHGENDRQIPLKYAHQTFEQLVNSPKKDLFVFTAREGGVEHSSLDNPLNAGNQIADWLAEQLGGSVA